Proteins from a single region of Bombus pascuorum chromosome 5, iyBomPasc1.1, whole genome shotgun sequence:
- the LOC132907356 gene encoding 28S rRNA (cytosine-C(5))-methyltransferase, with protein sequence MTSGFVHSIKVPRLYKSAAKIIQEVREKGGSLKSLIYGQKHPNVSAIYSLCLNTLQREEQLDYLIKKTNILVNEPRLQPWLAKILITELLWGKKALKTECKPAQTILAYEQKFREELSNISDIDALQKPHKTVKKARYVRINTLLVPLEKGISYFQEEGWSFMPKCPSYVEHLNVIKNLKKPNFIQDFHISELLIFPPDTTFHDHPGYQNGEILLQDKASCLPSKLLNPKPGSTVLDLCAAPGMKSSHLAAIMGNKGKIYAVEIDERRYETLCEQVRITNATCVETVNKDALILNPNEYRNVEYILVDPTCSGSGMLDRQIVHGNEKCDPQRLKQLQAFQVFILRHALLNFPNVKRIVYSTCSIHPEENEQVIDEILENVQDAYKLSPVKDLLNENWLNFSSKKYNCSDKCLYANSDIDLCNGFFVAVFERNFDVPLPEYKRKGNVALNNREVEEVEEVEVLHLEKANTTRKRKKRGKRKSANQGLSKDEEKSDSISILNASSDSAKIVQEINNDNDNNLHQNDGDEHSENDNEVVIEKKKRKIERKIMKLPRKDLRLSLHKEVTLQKKKRKTL encoded by the exons ATGACCAGCGGATTCGTACATTCCATCAAAGTACCAAGACTTTATAAATCTGCTGCTAAGATTATTCAGGAGGTTCGTGAGAAAGGTGGTAGTCTTAAATCATTGATTTACGGACAAAAACATCCT aatgtATCCGCGATATATTCTTTATGCCTCAATACATTGCAAAGAGAAGAGCAGTTAGATtatcttataaaaaaaactaaTATATTAGTGAATGAACCTCGTTTGCAACCGTGGTTAGCAAAAATCCTGATAACAGAATTACTTTGGGGGAAGAAGGCCTTGAAAACTGAATGTAAACCTGCTCAAACTATACTTGCTTATGAACAAAAATTTCGAGAAGAATTAAGCAATATTAGTGACATTGATGCGCTTCAGAAACCTCATAAAACag TAAAAAAAGCAAGATATGTTCGTATCAACACTTTATTAGTGCCACTAGAAAAGGGGATATCTTATTTTCAAGAGGAGGGATGGTCTTTCATGCCGAAATGTCCGAGTTATGTAGAGCATTTAAAtgtcataaaaaatttaaaaaagccAAATTTTATTCAGGATTTTCATATTTcggaattacttatttttccaCCTGACACAACTTTTCACGATCACCCTGGTTATCAAAATGGAGAAATTCTTTTACAAGACAag GCTAGCTGTCTTCCATCAAAACTGTTAAATCCAAAACCAGGGTCTACAGTACTTGATCTATGTGCAGCTCCTGGAATGAAATCATCTCACTTAGCTGCAATAATGGGAAATAAAGG aaaaatttacgcAGTGGAAATTGATGAACGAAGGTACGAAACATTATGTGAACAAGTTAGAATAACAAATGCCACTTGTGTAGAAACTGTCAATAAAGATGCATTAATTTTGAACCCAAATGAATATCGCAATGTGGAATACATTCTAGTTGACCCAACATGCTCCGGTTCAG GTATGTTGGATAGACAGATAGTGCATGGCAACGAAAAATGTGATCCACAGCGGCTCAAACAATTACAAGCATTCCAAGTTTTCATTTTGCGACACgctttattaaatttcccGAATGTGAAGAGGATTGTTTATAGCACTTGCTCTATTCATCCGGAAGAAAATGAGCAAGTAATAGATGAAATTCTGGAAAATGTACAAGACGCATACAAGCTTTCTCCCGTGAAGGATTTGTTAAATGAAAACTGGCTAAACTTCAGttcgaagaaatataattgttcAGATAAATGCCTTTATGCCAATTCTGACATAGATTTGTGCAATGGTTTCTTTGTTGCTGTATTTGAACGAAACTTTGATGTGCCACTACCAGAATAcaaacgaaaaggaaacgtTGCATTAAATAACAGAGAAGtagaagaagtagaagaagtaGAAGTATTACACCTTGAGAAAGCAAATACGACACGGAAGAGGAAAAAGCGCGGGAAAAGGAAAAGCGCGAATCAAGGACTTTCCAAAGATGAAGAAAAGAGTGACAGCATAAGTATTCTAAACGCTTCTTCTGATTCGGCTAAAATCGTCCAAGAAATAAacaatgataatgataataatttgcaTCAAAATGATGGCGATGAGCATTCTGAGAACGATAACGAAGTTGTtattgaaaagaagaaaaggaagattgAACGAAAGATTATGAAGTTGCCTCGTAAAGATCTTCGACTATCACTTCATAAAGAAGTCACattacagaaaaagaaaaggaaaaccctttaa
- the LOC132907355 gene encoding transmembrane GTPase Marf isoform X3: MTKDKKIFVKAKKKINDIFLEIEDYVQDTVGFMKSLQAEHNIVTAEEAQKIDSYVDKVHAIRDVLKRDHMKVAFFGRTSNGKSTVINAMLRDKILPSGIGHTTNCFLQVEGSDNGEAYLITEGTTEKQPVQSVGQLGHALCKEKLCESHLVRIFWPKEKCLLLRDDVVFVDSPGVDVTPNLDEWIDKHCLDADVFVLVANAESTLMVTEKNFFHKVSTKLSKPNIFILNNRWDASASEPEFFEQLVKEQKEVRAQHQERAVDFLSRELKVYTPKDAEERVFFVSAKETLQARMQEQRGQPAHNGALAEGFQNRYFEFQDFERKFEECISKSAVKTKFEQHSQRGKHIAMEIRQTLDEILDRAQRMKSEQLYIKKDVHDKLNYTEQQLMLLTQEMKDKIHHMVEDVEQRVSKALSEEIRRLAVLIDEFSVPFHTDPLVLNVYKRELHTHVENGLGSNLRARLSTALALNIENSQREMTERMANLLPENKRQMSLNILPRREPFEILYRLNCDNLCADFHEDLEFRFSWGITAIINRFAGRQGRKLTIANYPQEIPPAIMSPAESVDSIKFMSSTPNHQPRSDDLSLATRIAIASITSQGTMGGLIVAGFMLKTIGWRLIAVTGAIYGALYLYERLTWTNKAKEREFKRQYVSHATKKLKLIVDLTSANCSHQVQQELSSTFARLCHLVDETTSEMDTELKNIASTIRILEEATSSAKVLRNKANYLTNELDLFNAAYLKSLN; this comes from the exons ATGACTAAAGACAAAAAG ATTTTTGTTAAAGCCAAGAAAAAGAtcaatgatatatttttggaaatagAAGACTATGTGCAGGACACTGTAGGATTTATGAAAT cATTGCAAGCTGAACATAATATTGTCACTGCAGAAGAAGCACAAAAAATTGATAGCTATGTTGATAAGGTTCATGCAATTAGAGATGTACTTAAAAGGGATCACATGAAAGTTGCATTTTTTGGAAG aACTAGCAATGGAAAGAGTACAGTTATTAACGCAATGTTACGtgataaaattttaccaaGTGGCATAGGACATACAACAAATTGCTTCTTACAAGTTGAAGGTTCAGATAATGGTGAAGCTTACTTGATTACAGAAGGAACCACTGAGAAACAGCCTGTTCAATCAGTTGGTCAATTAGGTCATGCTCTCTGCAAAGAAAAGTTATGTGAAAGTCATTTAGTGAGAATATTTTGgccgaaagaaaaatgtttgctATTAAGAGATGATGTAGTATTTGTCGACAGTCCTGGAGTGGATGTGACACCAAATCTGGATGAGTGGATTGACAAACATTGTTTGGATGCAGATGTTTTTGTGCTCGTGGCTAATGCTGAATCTACTTTAATGGTGACA GAAAAGAACTTTTTTCACAAagtatctacaaaattatctaaaccaaatatctttattttaaataatagatgGGATGCATCTGCCTCAGAACCAGAATTTTTTGAACAG CTGGTCAAAGAGCAGAAGGAG GTAAGAGCACAACATCAAGAGCGGGCTGTCGATTTCTTGTCAAGAGAATTAAAAGTTTATACACCCAAAGATGCTGAAGAGCgagttttcttcgtttcagcAAAAGAAACTCTTCAAGCTCGTATGCAAGAACAACGTGGTCAACCTGCTCATA ATGGTGCACTAGCAGAAGGATTTcaaaatcgatatttcgaatttcaagatttcgaacgaaaatttgaagaatgtaTTTCAAAGTCTGctgtgaaaacgaaatttgaaCAGCATTCTCAACGTGGAAAACATATTGCTAT GGAAATACGACAAACTCTAGATGAAATACTAGATAGGGCACAAAGAATGAAAAGTGAGCAATTGTATATTAAGAAAGATGTccatgataaattaaattacacggAACAACAATTAATGTTGCTGACTCAAGAAATGAAGGACAAAATTCATCATATGGTGGAGGATGTAGAACAAAGAGTGTCTAAAGCTCTGAGCGAAGAAATTCGTAGATTAGCTGTACTTATTGATGAATTCAGTGTTCCGTTCCATACCGACCCACTAGTtctaaatgtatataaacgGGAACTTCATACACACGTAGAAAATGGCTTAG gtTCCAACTTACGAGCAAGACTCAGCACCGCGTTGGCATTGAATATTGAAAACTCTCAAAGAGAAATGACAGAACGAATGGCAAATTTATTGCCAGAGAATAAGAGACAAATGtctctaaatattttaccaaGACGAGAACCATTCGAAATTTTGTACAGATTAAATTGTGACAATCTATGCGCAGATTTTCACGAAGATTTAGAATTTCGATTTTCTTGGGGAATTACAGCCATAATTAATAGATTTGCGGGAAGACAGGGAAGGAAGTTAACCATTGCtaattatccacaggaa ATACCACCAGCAATCATGTCTCCTGCAGAAAGCGttgattctataaaatttatgtcaAGTACTCCGAACCATCAACCAAGATCAGATGATTTGTCATTGGCTACTAGAATCGCAATAGCATCTATAACATCTCAAGGAACTATGGGAGGACTTATAGTTGCTGGATTT ATGTTAAAAACAATTGGTTGGAGACTTATAGCGGTAACCGGTGCTATTTATGGTGCTCTATATCTTTATGAACGATTAACATGGACTAATAAAGCAAAAGAACGTGAATTTAAACGTCAGTACGTATCTCATGCTACAAAAAAGTTGAAACTGATAGTGGATCTCACGTCTGCGAATTGCAGTCATCAAGTACAACA AGAGCTATCTAGCACCTTTGCACGTCTGTGCCATTTAGTAGATGAAACAACGTCCGAAATGGATACCgaactaaaaaatattgcaagtACAATACGAATACTAGAGGAAGCAACTAGTAGTGCTAAAGTTTTACGAAATAAGgctaattatttaacaaacgaGCTCGATTTATTCAATGCAGCATATTTAAAGTCATTAAATTAA
- the LOC132907355 gene encoding transmembrane GTPase Marf isoform X1 has product MAAYINRTMSMIGGDSHLRSTDIRTDNSPLQIFVKAKKKINDIFLEIEDYVQDTVGFMKSLQAEHNIVTAEEAQKIDSYVDKVHAIRDVLKRDHMKVAFFGRTSNGKSTVINAMLRDKILPSGIGHTTNCFLQVEGSDNGEAYLITEGTTEKQPVQSVGQLGHALCKEKLCESHLVRIFWPKEKCLLLRDDVVFVDSPGVDVTPNLDEWIDKHCLDADVFVLVANAESTLMVTEKNFFHKVSTKLSKPNIFILNNRWDASASEPEFFEQLVKEQKEVRAQHQERAVDFLSRELKVYTPKDAEERVFFVSAKETLQARMQEQRGQPAHNGALAEGFQNRYFEFQDFERKFEECISKSAVKTKFEQHSQRGKHIAMEIRQTLDEILDRAQRMKSEQLYIKKDVHDKLNYTEQQLMLLTQEMKDKIHHMVEDVEQRVSKALSEEIRRLAVLIDEFSVPFHTDPLVLNVYKRELHTHVENGLGSNLRARLSTALALNIENSQREMTERMANLLPENKRQMSLNILPRREPFEILYRLNCDNLCADFHEDLEFRFSWGITAIINRFAGRQGRKLTIANYPQEIPPAIMSPAESVDSIKFMSSTPNHQPRSDDLSLATRIAIASITSQGTMGGLIVAGFMLKTIGWRLIAVTGAIYGALYLYERLTWTNKAKEREFKRQYVSHATKKLKLIVDLTSANCSHQVQQELSSTFARLCHLVDETTSEMDTELKNIASTIRILEEATSSAKVLRNKANYLTNELDLFNAAYLKSLN; this is encoded by the exons ATGGCTGCCTACATCAATCGTACAATGTCCATGATTGGAGGAGACAGCCACTTGAGATCGACAGATATACGAACTGATAATTCTCCCCTTCAGATTTTTGTTAAAGCCAAGAAAAAGAtcaatgatatatttttggaaatagAAGACTATGTGCAGGACACTGTAGGATTTATGAAAT cATTGCAAGCTGAACATAATATTGTCACTGCAGAAGAAGCACAAAAAATTGATAGCTATGTTGATAAGGTTCATGCAATTAGAGATGTACTTAAAAGGGATCACATGAAAGTTGCATTTTTTGGAAG aACTAGCAATGGAAAGAGTACAGTTATTAACGCAATGTTACGtgataaaattttaccaaGTGGCATAGGACATACAACAAATTGCTTCTTACAAGTTGAAGGTTCAGATAATGGTGAAGCTTACTTGATTACAGAAGGAACCACTGAGAAACAGCCTGTTCAATCAGTTGGTCAATTAGGTCATGCTCTCTGCAAAGAAAAGTTATGTGAAAGTCATTTAGTGAGAATATTTTGgccgaaagaaaaatgtttgctATTAAGAGATGATGTAGTATTTGTCGACAGTCCTGGAGTGGATGTGACACCAAATCTGGATGAGTGGATTGACAAACATTGTTTGGATGCAGATGTTTTTGTGCTCGTGGCTAATGCTGAATCTACTTTAATGGTGACA GAAAAGAACTTTTTTCACAAagtatctacaaaattatctaaaccaaatatctttattttaaataatagatgGGATGCATCTGCCTCAGAACCAGAATTTTTTGAACAG CTGGTCAAAGAGCAGAAGGAG GTAAGAGCACAACATCAAGAGCGGGCTGTCGATTTCTTGTCAAGAGAATTAAAAGTTTATACACCCAAAGATGCTGAAGAGCgagttttcttcgtttcagcAAAAGAAACTCTTCAAGCTCGTATGCAAGAACAACGTGGTCAACCTGCTCATA ATGGTGCACTAGCAGAAGGATTTcaaaatcgatatttcgaatttcaagatttcgaacgaaaatttgaagaatgtaTTTCAAAGTCTGctgtgaaaacgaaatttgaaCAGCATTCTCAACGTGGAAAACATATTGCTAT GGAAATACGACAAACTCTAGATGAAATACTAGATAGGGCACAAAGAATGAAAAGTGAGCAATTGTATATTAAGAAAGATGTccatgataaattaaattacacggAACAACAATTAATGTTGCTGACTCAAGAAATGAAGGACAAAATTCATCATATGGTGGAGGATGTAGAACAAAGAGTGTCTAAAGCTCTGAGCGAAGAAATTCGTAGATTAGCTGTACTTATTGATGAATTCAGTGTTCCGTTCCATACCGACCCACTAGTtctaaatgtatataaacgGGAACTTCATACACACGTAGAAAATGGCTTAG gtTCCAACTTACGAGCAAGACTCAGCACCGCGTTGGCATTGAATATTGAAAACTCTCAAAGAGAAATGACAGAACGAATGGCAAATTTATTGCCAGAGAATAAGAGACAAATGtctctaaatattttaccaaGACGAGAACCATTCGAAATTTTGTACAGATTAAATTGTGACAATCTATGCGCAGATTTTCACGAAGATTTAGAATTTCGATTTTCTTGGGGAATTACAGCCATAATTAATAGATTTGCGGGAAGACAGGGAAGGAAGTTAACCATTGCtaattatccacaggaa ATACCACCAGCAATCATGTCTCCTGCAGAAAGCGttgattctataaaatttatgtcaAGTACTCCGAACCATCAACCAAGATCAGATGATTTGTCATTGGCTACTAGAATCGCAATAGCATCTATAACATCTCAAGGAACTATGGGAGGACTTATAGTTGCTGGATTT ATGTTAAAAACAATTGGTTGGAGACTTATAGCGGTAACCGGTGCTATTTATGGTGCTCTATATCTTTATGAACGATTAACATGGACTAATAAAGCAAAAGAACGTGAATTTAAACGTCAGTACGTATCTCATGCTACAAAAAAGTTGAAACTGATAGTGGATCTCACGTCTGCGAATTGCAGTCATCAAGTACAACA AGAGCTATCTAGCACCTTTGCACGTCTGTGCCATTTAGTAGATGAAACAACGTCCGAAATGGATACCgaactaaaaaatattgcaagtACAATACGAATACTAGAGGAAGCAACTAGTAGTGCTAAAGTTTTACGAAATAAGgctaattatttaacaaacgaGCTCGATTTATTCAATGCAGCATATTTAAAGTCATTAAATTAA
- the LOC132907355 gene encoding transmembrane GTPase Marf isoform X2: MAAYINRTMSMIGGDSHLRSTDIRTDNSPLQIFVKAKKKINDIFLEIEDYVQDTVGFMKSLQAEHNIVTAEEAQKIDSYVDKVHAIRDVLKRDHMKVAFFGRTSNGKSTVINAMLRDKILPSGIGHTTNCFLQVEGSDNGEAYLITEGTTEKQPVQSVGQLGHALCKEKLCESHLVRIFWPKEKCLLLRDDVVFVDSPGVDVTPNLDEWIDKHCLDADVFVLVANAESTLMVTEKNFFHKVSTKLSKPNIFILNNRWDASASEPEFFEQVRAQHQERAVDFLSRELKVYTPKDAEERVFFVSAKETLQARMQEQRGQPAHNGALAEGFQNRYFEFQDFERKFEECISKSAVKTKFEQHSQRGKHIAMEIRQTLDEILDRAQRMKSEQLYIKKDVHDKLNYTEQQLMLLTQEMKDKIHHMVEDVEQRVSKALSEEIRRLAVLIDEFSVPFHTDPLVLNVYKRELHTHVENGLGSNLRARLSTALALNIENSQREMTERMANLLPENKRQMSLNILPRREPFEILYRLNCDNLCADFHEDLEFRFSWGITAIINRFAGRQGRKLTIANYPQEIPPAIMSPAESVDSIKFMSSTPNHQPRSDDLSLATRIAIASITSQGTMGGLIVAGFMLKTIGWRLIAVTGAIYGALYLYERLTWTNKAKEREFKRQYVSHATKKLKLIVDLTSANCSHQVQQELSSTFARLCHLVDETTSEMDTELKNIASTIRILEEATSSAKVLRNKANYLTNELDLFNAAYLKSLN; this comes from the exons ATGGCTGCCTACATCAATCGTACAATGTCCATGATTGGAGGAGACAGCCACTTGAGATCGACAGATATACGAACTGATAATTCTCCCCTTCAGATTTTTGTTAAAGCCAAGAAAAAGAtcaatgatatatttttggaaatagAAGACTATGTGCAGGACACTGTAGGATTTATGAAAT cATTGCAAGCTGAACATAATATTGTCACTGCAGAAGAAGCACAAAAAATTGATAGCTATGTTGATAAGGTTCATGCAATTAGAGATGTACTTAAAAGGGATCACATGAAAGTTGCATTTTTTGGAAG aACTAGCAATGGAAAGAGTACAGTTATTAACGCAATGTTACGtgataaaattttaccaaGTGGCATAGGACATACAACAAATTGCTTCTTACAAGTTGAAGGTTCAGATAATGGTGAAGCTTACTTGATTACAGAAGGAACCACTGAGAAACAGCCTGTTCAATCAGTTGGTCAATTAGGTCATGCTCTCTGCAAAGAAAAGTTATGTGAAAGTCATTTAGTGAGAATATTTTGgccgaaagaaaaatgtttgctATTAAGAGATGATGTAGTATTTGTCGACAGTCCTGGAGTGGATGTGACACCAAATCTGGATGAGTGGATTGACAAACATTGTTTGGATGCAGATGTTTTTGTGCTCGTGGCTAATGCTGAATCTACTTTAATGGTGACA GAAAAGAACTTTTTTCACAAagtatctacaaaattatctaaaccaaatatctttattttaaataatagatgGGATGCATCTGCCTCAGAACCAGAATTTTTTGAACAG GTAAGAGCACAACATCAAGAGCGGGCTGTCGATTTCTTGTCAAGAGAATTAAAAGTTTATACACCCAAAGATGCTGAAGAGCgagttttcttcgtttcagcAAAAGAAACTCTTCAAGCTCGTATGCAAGAACAACGTGGTCAACCTGCTCATA ATGGTGCACTAGCAGAAGGATTTcaaaatcgatatttcgaatttcaagatttcgaacgaaaatttgaagaatgtaTTTCAAAGTCTGctgtgaaaacgaaatttgaaCAGCATTCTCAACGTGGAAAACATATTGCTAT GGAAATACGACAAACTCTAGATGAAATACTAGATAGGGCACAAAGAATGAAAAGTGAGCAATTGTATATTAAGAAAGATGTccatgataaattaaattacacggAACAACAATTAATGTTGCTGACTCAAGAAATGAAGGACAAAATTCATCATATGGTGGAGGATGTAGAACAAAGAGTGTCTAAAGCTCTGAGCGAAGAAATTCGTAGATTAGCTGTACTTATTGATGAATTCAGTGTTCCGTTCCATACCGACCCACTAGTtctaaatgtatataaacgGGAACTTCATACACACGTAGAAAATGGCTTAG gtTCCAACTTACGAGCAAGACTCAGCACCGCGTTGGCATTGAATATTGAAAACTCTCAAAGAGAAATGACAGAACGAATGGCAAATTTATTGCCAGAGAATAAGAGACAAATGtctctaaatattttaccaaGACGAGAACCATTCGAAATTTTGTACAGATTAAATTGTGACAATCTATGCGCAGATTTTCACGAAGATTTAGAATTTCGATTTTCTTGGGGAATTACAGCCATAATTAATAGATTTGCGGGAAGACAGGGAAGGAAGTTAACCATTGCtaattatccacaggaa ATACCACCAGCAATCATGTCTCCTGCAGAAAGCGttgattctataaaatttatgtcaAGTACTCCGAACCATCAACCAAGATCAGATGATTTGTCATTGGCTACTAGAATCGCAATAGCATCTATAACATCTCAAGGAACTATGGGAGGACTTATAGTTGCTGGATTT ATGTTAAAAACAATTGGTTGGAGACTTATAGCGGTAACCGGTGCTATTTATGGTGCTCTATATCTTTATGAACGATTAACATGGACTAATAAAGCAAAAGAACGTGAATTTAAACGTCAGTACGTATCTCATGCTACAAAAAAGTTGAAACTGATAGTGGATCTCACGTCTGCGAATTGCAGTCATCAAGTACAACA AGAGCTATCTAGCACCTTTGCACGTCTGTGCCATTTAGTAGATGAAACAACGTCCGAAATGGATACCgaactaaaaaatattgcaagtACAATACGAATACTAGAGGAAGCAACTAGTAGTGCTAAAGTTTTACGAAATAAGgctaattatttaacaaacgaGCTCGATTTATTCAATGCAGCATATTTAAAGTCATTAAATTAA
- the LOC132907359 gene encoding COA8 family protein CG14806, mitochondrial — protein MIRMYNYVQIKQWNYATRLFSAKVPSNLKAPVQADLIGPPDPVSNLRPIIFAKSEDESLLEKKFREAREDTQIWNQNFWTEHNSTFIEERKQFQETLKAQGKTSITADDMSVFYKEFLDKNWQMHLNYNIAWYKRNVKLLFLEIRVRISKLKFR, from the exons ATGATTCGAATGTATAATTACGTTCAAATAAAACAGTGGAACTATGCAACCCGATTGTTTAGTGCT aagGTACCTTCTAACCTAAAAGCTCCTGTACAGGCTGATTTAATCGGACCGCCTGATCCTGTTTCGAATTTAAGGCCGATCATTTTTGCAAAATCTGAGGATGAAAGCCTGCTAGAAAAGAAATTCAGAGAAGCCAGAGAAGACACGCAAATTTGGAATCAAAATTTTTGGACGGAACATAATAGTACCTTCATAGAG GAACGTAAGCAATTTCAAGAAACTCTAAAAGCACAAGGGAAAACGTCAATTACTGCGGATGATATGTCAgtgttttataaagaatttttagataaaaattggCAGATGcacttaaattataatatcgcatggtataaaagaaatgttaaattaCTATTCCTTGAGATCAGAGTAAGgatatctaaattaaaatttagataa
- the LOC132907357 gene encoding GRIP and coiled-coil domain-containing protein-like isoform X1, which produces MGLVKQSKNQADLVKTDRDELLNEISKLQQQIIEVAHKNTDLLQERDNLKSKLQSLSEDESKRCEEVKKEVKRMKHAVKEKENALNRERAEFMDMILELTNVINIQKRRICEVSGICNSQLHSIHERNEELSQKNIEISEMKNMLQSSNSTFKEMEEKIDHLQYCLCKETTTCNQLKQELETFKENHLSELRIKDKIIEEQNKTISKQKKLLHDSEVMVQQVASEFNELKDELHKEREKNESFQITLNENDTKLSKVYLSQCEKCRTLIVEIDYLKKEKQKAIAFAKFAYQKLHQSMKEYKKRLICEKQQHRYMALIIEEREHEIGCLKNQICQNNMRII; this is translated from the exons ATGGGCTTAGTGAAACAATCAAAAAATCAAGCAGATTTAGTCAAAACAGATAGggatgaattattaaatgagatttcaaaattacaa CAACAGATAATCGAAGTTGCACATAAGAATACAGATCTGTTGCAAGAACGTGACAATTTAAAGAGCAAATTACAATCTTTATCAGAGGATGAATCTAAAAg GTGTGAGGAGGTTAAAAAAGAAGTGAAGAGAATGAAACATgctgtaaaagaaaaagaaaatgcttTAAATAGAGAGAGAGCAGAATTTATGGATATGATTTTAGAACTTACGAacgtaattaatatacaaaagaGACGAATATGTGAAGTAAGTGGTATATGTAATAGTCAACTACATAGCATACATGAAAGAAATGAAGAATTATCTCAAAAG AATATCGAGATATCGGagatgaaaaatatgttacaATCAAGTAACTCTACTTTTAAAGAAATGGAGGAGAAAATAGATCATTTGCAATATTGTTTATGCAAAGAAACAACGACTTGTAACCAGCTGAAACAAGAATTAGAAACTTTCAAGGAAAATCATTTATCTGAATTGAgaataaaagacaaaattatagaggaacaaaataaaacaatttcaaaacaAAAGAAG TTATTACATGACAGTGAAGTGATGGTCCAGCAAGTTGCTTCCGAATTTAATGAGCTTAAAGATGAATTAcacaaagaaagagaaaaaaatgaatcTTTCCAAATAACATTGAATGAGAATGATACCAAATTAAGCAAGGTATATTTATCGCAATGTGAAAAATGTAGAACACTTATAGTTGaaatagattatttaaaaaaagagaaacagaagGCAATAGCATTTGCAAAATTTGCTTATCAAAAGTTGCATCAATCtatgaaagaatataaaaagagaCTCATTTGTGAAAAACAGCAACACAGGTACATGGCATTGATTATTGAGGAAAGAGAACATGAGATAGGATGTTTGAAGAATCAAATTTGTCAGAATAACatgagaattatttaa
- the LOC132907357 gene encoding uncharacterized protein LOC132907357 isoform X2, protein MGLVKQSKNQADLVKTDRDELLNEISKLQQQIIEVAHKNTDLLQERDNLKSKLQSLSEDESKRCEEVKKEVKRMKHAVKEKENALNRERAEFMDMILELTNVINIQKRRICEVSGICNSQLHSIHERNEELSQKNIEISEMKNMLQSSNSTFKEMEEKIDHLQYCLCKETTTCNQLKQELETFKENHLSELRIKDKIIEEQNKTISKQKKVLYPLNYYMTVK, encoded by the exons ATGGGCTTAGTGAAACAATCAAAAAATCAAGCAGATTTAGTCAAAACAGATAGggatgaattattaaatgagatttcaaaattacaa CAACAGATAATCGAAGTTGCACATAAGAATACAGATCTGTTGCAAGAACGTGACAATTTAAAGAGCAAATTACAATCTTTATCAGAGGATGAATCTAAAAg GTGTGAGGAGGTTAAAAAAGAAGTGAAGAGAATGAAACATgctgtaaaagaaaaagaaaatgcttTAAATAGAGAGAGAGCAGAATTTATGGATATGATTTTAGAACTTACGAacgtaattaatatacaaaagaGACGAATATGTGAAGTAAGTGGTATATGTAATAGTCAACTACATAGCATACATGAAAGAAATGAAGAATTATCTCAAAAG AATATCGAGATATCGGagatgaaaaatatgttacaATCAAGTAACTCTACTTTTAAAGAAATGGAGGAGAAAATAGATCATTTGCAATATTGTTTATGCAAAGAAACAACGACTTGTAACCAGCTGAAACAAGAATTAGAAACTTTCAAGGAAAATCATTTATCTGAATTGAgaataaaagacaaaattatagaggaacaaaataaaacaatttcaaaacaAAAGAAGGTTTTATATccattaaa TTATTACATGACAGTGAAGTGA